In Edaphobacter dinghuensis, a genomic segment contains:
- a CDS encoding DUF1338 domain-containing protein, whose translation MQATCGGILQTTLETLIGPKRTERLFKVLVINPALTEDSGARISRAKIAQALNMLLFEDLVERVPAAKVYVEQCLRNGKTILHDHGAVRTIAMAGVGSLPAGEESITRLLRPLGYALNGVYPLERLRMTGRSYAQADFPEEIAQFFISELHPERFSDEFQAALTRVVATSTDPLTPEAQTLLEDLESSRSLSIDQAIRLLPVLVACFGRQHGEITLKDYETLLVESAEAAWIATEGNAFNHVTDRVEDVDQLAAEQKALGQPMKAAVETSQSGRVQQTAFRAALVPRTFRVNGGSLEKEVPGSFLEFITRLPLPEESGKKGLDLSFDSSNAQAIFKMTSTVKS comes from the coding sequence ATGCAAGCTACATGCGGCGGCATTTTACAGACAACGCTTGAGACCTTGATTGGACCTAAGCGGACCGAACGACTCTTCAAGGTGCTCGTAATCAATCCTGCACTCACGGAAGATTCAGGGGCGCGAATCTCAAGAGCAAAAATTGCGCAGGCTCTTAACATGCTCTTATTTGAAGACCTGGTAGAACGAGTTCCTGCGGCGAAGGTTTATGTTGAACAGTGTCTTCGCAATGGAAAGACCATCTTGCACGATCATGGAGCCGTTCGCACCATAGCGATGGCTGGCGTAGGCAGCCTTCCGGCAGGTGAAGAGTCGATCACTCGACTACTACGCCCACTTGGATATGCTCTCAACGGAGTCTATCCACTGGAGCGGCTGCGCATGACAGGACGCTCATATGCCCAAGCCGACTTCCCCGAAGAGATCGCTCAGTTTTTTATCAGCGAGCTTCATCCCGAACGCTTCTCAGACGAATTTCAGGCCGCGCTGACCCGCGTTGTGGCAACTTCGACGGATCCTCTGACTCCAGAGGCACAGACTCTTCTTGAAGATCTGGAATCTTCGCGATCCTTAAGCATCGATCAAGCTATCCGCCTGCTGCCGGTTCTTGTCGCTTGCTTTGGCCGTCAGCATGGCGAGATCACACTCAAAGACTACGAAACCCTGTTGGTCGAGTCCGCAGAGGCAGCGTGGATCGCTACAGAAGGCAATGCGTTCAACCACGTCACAGACCGCGTCGAAGATGTGGACCAACTCGCAGCAGAACAGAAGGCGCTTGGACAGCCGATGAAGGCTGCTGTCGAAACCTCACAGTCCGGCAGGGTGCAACAGACAGCATTTCGCGCAGCGCTCGTGCCTAGGACATTTCGTGTGAATGGAGGCTCTCTTGAAAAAGAGGTCCCGGGTTCTTTCCTCGAATTCATTACCCGTCTTCCCTTGCCTGAGGAATCGGGAAAGAAAGGACTGGACCTTAGCTTTGACAGTTCCAACGCGCAGGCGATCTTTAAGATGACTTCGACGGTGAAGTCTTAG
- the amaB gene encoding L-piperidine-6-carboxylate dehydrogenase — MTTDSIVSMEQETHHLLTLLGVPASQYNSGNLAVHTPLTGEVIAHVPEANTAAATEAITAAHKAFLEWRTVPAPKRGELIRLLGEEFRAALPTLGNLVTIETGKLLSEGFGEVQEMIDICTFAAGLSRQFAGLTVPSERAQHRMMETWHPLGVVGIISAFNFPVAVWSWNAALALVCGDAVVWKPSEKTPLTALAVQALFERAAAKFGGVPHGLSTLLIGDAAVGQQIVDSPLIPLVSATGSTAMGRAVAPKLAERFARAILELGGNNAAIICPSADLDLALRAIAFSAMGTAGQRCTTLRRLIVHESIYPTLIARLKKVFASIVVGDPRKAGTLVGPLIDERSFHAMQAALDEARSSGATITGGERVNPLGDSLAFYVRPALVEISAQTEFVKRETFAPILYVMKYSRFVDALTLHNDVPQGLSSAIFTTNLREAEEFLSVTGSDCGIANVNIGTSGAEIGGAFGGEKETGGGRESGSDAWKQYMRRTTNTINYGHELPLAQGVSFDIE, encoded by the coding sequence ATGACCACCGACAGTATCGTATCAATGGAGCAGGAGACTCACCACCTGCTTACCTTGCTGGGTGTACCAGCCAGTCAATACAACAGCGGCAACCTCGCTGTTCATACACCACTCACCGGCGAAGTCATCGCGCACGTGCCTGAAGCAAATACCGCGGCTGCAACCGAAGCAATCACTGCGGCTCACAAAGCCTTTCTCGAGTGGCGCACCGTTCCGGCGCCCAAACGAGGAGAGCTTATTCGCCTATTGGGAGAGGAGTTCCGCGCAGCGCTCCCCACGCTAGGGAATCTCGTGACCATCGAGACAGGCAAGCTCCTCTCAGAGGGCTTCGGCGAAGTGCAGGAGATGATCGATATCTGCACCTTCGCCGCAGGTCTCTCACGCCAGTTTGCCGGGCTTACCGTTCCATCGGAGCGCGCTCAACATCGCATGATGGAGACGTGGCACCCACTCGGAGTCGTGGGCATCATCTCTGCCTTCAACTTTCCTGTGGCCGTCTGGTCGTGGAATGCGGCGCTGGCGCTCGTATGCGGAGACGCCGTCGTCTGGAAACCCTCCGAAAAGACTCCTCTCACAGCACTTGCAGTACAGGCACTCTTCGAGCGCGCTGCGGCAAAGTTCGGTGGAGTTCCGCACGGCCTCTCTACACTTCTAATCGGAGACGCGGCAGTCGGGCAGCAGATCGTGGACTCCCCTCTTATACCTCTCGTCTCTGCAACAGGCTCGACAGCCATGGGCCGTGCCGTTGCCCCGAAGCTAGCCGAACGCTTCGCTCGTGCAATCCTCGAACTTGGCGGAAACAATGCAGCCATTATCTGTCCAAGTGCAGATCTTGACCTAGCGCTGCGTGCTATCGCTTTTTCAGCGATGGGAACTGCTGGCCAGCGCTGCACAACGCTCCGACGCCTGATCGTTCACGAGTCGATCTACCCCACGCTGATCGCTCGCCTCAAAAAGGTCTTTGCCTCGATCGTTGTTGGCGATCCACGCAAAGCTGGAACCCTTGTCGGGCCACTTATCGACGAACGATCCTTCCACGCGATGCAAGCGGCACTTGATGAGGCGCGTAGCTCAGGCGCAACGATCACTGGCGGCGAACGCGTCAACCCTCTCGGTGACTCTCTGGCCTTTTACGTTCGTCCCGCGCTGGTCGAGATCTCCGCACAGACAGAGTTCGTCAAACGGGAAACCTTCGCACCCATTCTCTATGTGATGAAGTACAGTCGCTTCGTCGACGCGCTGACCCTGCACAACGACGTACCGCAAGGCCTCTCCTCTGCCATCTTCACCACGAATCTGCGCGAAGCCGAAGAATTTCTCTCTGTCACTGGATCCGATTGCGGCATAGCCAATGTCAACATCGGTACATCAGGCGCTGAGATCGGCGGGGCCTTTGGAGGAGAGAAAGAAACCGGCGGCGGCAGAGAATCAGGCTCCGATGCATGGAAGCAATATATGCGTCGTACCACCAACACCATCAACTACGGCCATGAATTACCGCTCGCCCAAGGCGTGAGTTTTGATATCGAATGA